The nucleotide window CGCCCCCAAGGTGTCCATCAAACCGGGTGAGGCCCACACCAATTTGCACCAAACAACAGACGCCACTTTGTTTCCGTCTGGCGAAACACCTTGGGTGCTTCCACTGCTAGATTTGCGGGTAATCGCTGAGGCTACAGAATTTCCTTCTCAGTTGATTCACTATTTCCGACGCAGACTCCGCATAAATCGCATCAAGAAGTTGGAAGCGCACGATGAGTTGGATTGGTTCGGGTGTTACCTATCTGACGGCCTCATTTTTGATCCGTATGAACATGCCGGCCCTGACTCTCTGAGATTGGGATCTTTCACATCCGAATTCGACGACTACTACTTCCACGAAAGAGGTCTCCGAAAAACACCAACCGAGATGCCACGGCAGAAAATGCCCGACTTATTTCGAAAGGTGGTATTAGAAGTCGACGCTTCCAAAATCAACGGTCACTCCGAAGCAGTTTGCATGTTGCTAGATTTTGACGACGCTGGAAAAAATCAGTTCGCTGAAACGCTCGCACGTCAACTTGCGGAGGCTAACAACAGTGGCAGAATAAATAATTTCAGCGCGAAGCTTCCGAACGCCGGATTTGGTGCCACATGCTTTGTCTGCCCGCCGCATCGCGTCCAGGAGGCTTCCTTTGAATTCAGTTCTTTCGTCGAGTTAATGAAATACGATGCAAAAGCTGACAGATGGCTCGGCATATTATGCATTTCTGGTCAGTCGCAGATTGTTGGCTCTTGGTTTTTCCTGAATTCACCGTGGCGTGAGGATGCAGCGCTGGCTGCCGAACTGGCTAAATTGAATCGTAAATCTTCATCGCAGTGGCAAAAGGTGAGTAGTCGCAAATTTGATTGATATGAATACGAAAGATTTTCTCCGTCTCGGCGTGCCGTTGGGAGAAGCCACGCGGCGGGCGACAGATTTTGTTTCCAAGTTCATCCTCGACGACGGCGACAAGTCGCGGTTGGACGAGGAGGTTGCGGCCATTGTGGCGAACCCCGGCGCTTTCCTTGACGACGCGCTGCGGAAGGATTTTGCGAAGGCGTTGTTGAATGCGCCGCCGCCACCCCGCGCCGAGCCGGTGAAATATCATCAGTGGGGCACCGGGCTGGAGCACGAGGCGGTGATTCAGATGGAGAAGGCGTGTCTGTTGCCGGTGTCGGTGGCGGGCGCGTTAATGCCGGATGCGCACGTGGGCTATGGCCTGCCCATCGGCGGTGTGCTGGCCACGGAGAACGCCGTGATTCCTTACGCCGTGGGCGTGGACATCGCCTGCCGCATGAAGATGACGGTGCTGGACATCCCGGTGCGTGATCTGGAGCAGCGGCAGGAGCGGCTTACGCGCGCCATCGAGGCGGAGACGCGCTTCGGCGTGGGCGCGTCGTTCCGCGAGCGTCGTCGGCATGAGGTGCTGGATGCGGATTGGTCGGTCAGTCCGATCACGAAGCTGAACAAGGACAAGGCGTGGTCGCAACTTGGCACGAGCGGCAGCGGGAATCATTTCGTGGAGTTCGGGCTGTTCACGGCGCACGGGGAAATTGTGAGTCCAACTGGACAGGCTGGAAGCACTGTCCCACTACCCGCCGGCACCTATGTAGCGCTGCTCTCGCACAGCGGCAGCCGCGGCACGGGAGCAGCGGTGTGCGATTATTACAGCAAGCTCGCTTTCAGCCAATTTCCCGATTTGCCGAGTGAATTGAAACGGCTCGCGTGGCTGTCGCTGGATTCACAGGAAGGCCAAGAATACTGGGCCGCCATGGAACTGATGGGACGTTACGCGGCGGCGAACCACGCGTGCATCCACCGCCACATCGCGGAACACCTGGGCGCCCAGGTGCTGCTTGATTTGGAGAATCATCACAATTTCGCGTGGCGGGAACGGCATGTCATCGGCGGCGTGGAGCGCGAGGTCATCGTGCATCGCAAGGGCGCGACGCCGGCGGGATCCGGCGTGCTGGGCATCATCCCGGGTTCGATGGCGGCGCCGGGATTCGTGGTCAGCGGCAAGGGCAATCCGGAATCGCTGAACTCGTGCTCGCACGGCGCGGGCCGCGCCATGAGCCGCAAGGCCGCCAACGAGAAGTTCAACTGGAAGGACGTGAACCGCCTGCTCAAGCAGCAGGGCGTGACGCTCATCAGTGCCGGCCTGGACGAAGTGCCGATGGCCTACAAAAACATCCGCGACGTCATGGCGGCGCAGCGGGATTTGGTCACCGTGCTGGGCGAGTTCCTGCCCAAGCTGGTGAAGATGGCGCCCGCCGGCGAGCGCCCGGAGGATTGACCGCCGGCACGCTCCGACGGCAGATGTCAGACAGTCCGCGCGCGCGTTGCGCGTCGGTCTTGATTTTTTGGTCTGGGACAAACCATGCTGGGCGCGCTCCATGCGCCGCCTCGTCCAACCCGATGTTTCCCGCCAGGCCGTCATCGCCGCATGCCTCACGGCGGCGTTGTGCTATCCCCGGTTCGCGTTGTGGACGCAACGGACGCACCCCATCTGGTATCTGGAAGCCGTCACGTTCTGCGGCAGCTTTGTGCTGTGGGCGTTTGTTTTCGCCTGGCACACGGCCTACACGCAGCGGCCGGTGTTCACGTGGCGGATCCGCACCGGGGCGTGGCTGGCCGCCACCGGCGCGGGCGTGCTGGCGGCCTTGATTCTGCACCAGTTTCTCGATCCCGCGCTGCACCGGGCCACGCCGGAAGATTATCCGGCCAGCCTCGCGCAATGGGGGGCGATGACACTGTTCAGCCTCAGCTTGAACCAGCTCTTCCTCGTGTTTGCCCCGTTCGCGTGGCTCATCCGCCTAAGCCGGCGGCAGGCGGTGGCGGTGGCGCTCACGGTGCTGTTCGACGTGAGCCTGCTCCTGTTGAAGTCACATTGGTCTGCGGACCCCTTCCCGCTCACGCTGCTCGCGACGCTGGTGGCGGTGCGGCTGGGGCTGGCCGGGCTGGCGGTCGGCTTTTATCTCCACGGCGGCGTGTGGCTCGCCACCTGGCTGGCGTTGCTGGTGCAGGCGCGCCATCTGCTGGGCCCGTTGGGGCCCTGAGAACGCCCGCCGCTTATGCGCTGAGGTCGAAGAGCGACCGGATGCGCAACGCGCGAACCAGCCCGGCCCGGTCCAATGGATGTTGCGGACGAACCACCACCGTCACGGGCCGGTCCGGCTGGACGTGCAGGAAATTGTCCGAGAATGCAGCATCCACGTCCTCCACATCCAGCCAGGCCCACAACGCGGGATGTTCGGACCGCAACGTGACGTGGTGTTCGGCGCCGGCGGCCTGGACCGTGAAGGAGAGCCTGGGATCGGGCAGCGCGACTTCCTTGGGCCGCACGAGCAGCACGAGGTTTTCCGAAACGACCCGGCCGCCGACTTCGAGGCGCAGCCAGGTCAGGAGGTTCGCCGGGCCGTGGCGCTGCGCCTCGCGGCCGAGTTGCAGCACCTGAACGCGCCGGCTCGTCCGCGCCGGAATGTCCAACGGCAAGGCGTCGCGCAACAGCACCGTCCCCTGCGGATTGGTGACCTCCCAGACCAACTGGCCGCGCGTGTCCGCGAGCTGGTCGCTGGTCACGAAGATTTCAATCGATGCGTCCGCGGGGTGCTCCAGCCCGCTCACGAGCAGCGGCGCGTAGAACCGGCGTGCCAGAAAATGCAGCGCCTTCCAGCGGCCGAAATAATCCACCGACGACCAGCTGACGACCGGCCAGCAATCATTGTATTGCCAGTAAACGCACCCCATCGACTTGGGCATGGATTGCCGCCAGTGTTCCGCGCCCATCTTGATGCCGTAGCCCTGCAAAATCTGGCTGAGCCACACGGTGCTTTCAAAATCCTTGGGCGCCTTGAAGTAGTTCGGGATCATCGCGACAATTTTCTCATTGCCGTCGTTGTTCGAGCGCTGGTGCCATTTCATGACGGGCGACAGCACCGAGGCGCGATCGGCTTCGGTGGTGAACGCACGAATCGTCCGCGGATGCGGGAAGGATTGGAAACCGAACTCGCTCATGAACCCGTCCAGCGTGCGGTAAATCTCAAACTGTTCGCCACCGTGCCAGACCTTCCAAAAATGCACGTCGCCGCAGTCGGGGCTGCCGGAAACGTAATTCGCCTGCGGCGCGAGCGCCTTCACTTCCGCGCCCAGCAATTCCTTGAACAGCTTGTCGTAATCCGCCTGTCCCATGCTCTGGTCCGACCATTTTTCCTTGGTCATGAGGCCGATTTCATTGTTGCCGCACCACACGGCGATGCACGCGTGATGCCGGAGGCGGAGCAGGTTGTCCCGTGCCTCCTGCCGCACGTTGGCCAGGAACGCGTCGTCAAACGCCGGATACGCCGAGCACGCGAACTTGAAGTCCAGCCAGACGCAGACGCCCAGTTCGTCGCACGCGTCAAACAGCGCGTCCTCCTCATAATAGCCACCGCCCCAGAACCGCAGCGAATTCATGTTCACCGCCACCGCGTCGGCCACGTAACGCCGCAGCCGCTCCGGCGTCACACGCGTGGCGAACACATCGGTGGGAATGAAATTCGCGCCCTTGGCGAAAAACGGCACGCCGTTGACGGCGAACCGCAGCGGCAGCGCACCTTCCGGCGGCAACAGCTCGAGCCGGCGCAGTCCGAGGCGCTTGGTCATCCGGCCGAGCACCTGGCCATCCGGATTCAACAGTTCCACGGTGACCTCGTAAAGCGGCTGCCGGCCCATGCCCGCCGGCCACCACAACTGCGGATTCTTGATTTCGAGGGCCACCCGCCCCTGCCCGCCGGGACACGGCATCGTGGCCTTCGCCACCAAGTGTCCCGCGTGTTGCACCGTGACGCGCGCGGACGCGGAAACGGGCCGCACCAGCTCCGCTTCAACCGCCACCTCCAGCCCGACCCGGCCGGGCTGGGAATGATCCTGCAACACGAGAAAACTGTGCAGCCGGCCTTCGTCGTAGCCGAGGATTTCGATGGGCCGCCAGATGCCACACGAAGGCAGCACGGCCCCCCAATCCCAGCCGAAGCTGCACGGTTCCTTGCGCACCCACGCCCGCCCCTTGGGCTCGTGCGAGCCGATCCATTCATACAACGGCCGTTCGGCGTTGCGCCGGGCCATCACCGGATACGGCGAGGCAAAGGTGATTTCGATTTCGTTCGCGCCGTCGGTCAGGAGCAGCTTCACGTCAAATTCCCACCCGCGAAACATGTTGTCGGTCGAACCCAGGACATGTCCGTTGAGTTTGAGCGTTGCCAGCGTATCCAGCCCCTCGCACCGCAGCAGCACACGGTCGCGCTGCCGCACCCCGGCCGGAACCTGGAAGGTGCGGCGATAACGCCAGTCGGACTGCCCGATCCACTGCAACGACGCTTCATTGTCCCGGTAAAACGGATCCGGAATCCGGCCGGCCGCCAGCAAATCCGTGTGCACACAGCCCGGCACGGTGGCCGGCAGCCAGTCGTCTTTGTCCACCGGCGCCACCTCCCACGCGCCATCCAGCGGGAATCGTTCGGCGGCCAGCGCATTGGCCGGGTCGCGTTGAAAGGTCGCGCAGCCCGCGAGTGTGGTGGCGCCGGCGGCCACCGTGGTTAACGCCAGAAAATGGCGGCGGCTCATGCCGGAGCCGCCATCGCCTTGAGCGACAGATGAAGGTGACATGTTGAGAGCAGGGTTCGGCGGGAAGGAATCACGGAACGTCCCATCCCGCAAGACGGAACCGGTTCGGTCCGCGCGCGGGCCAGCCGGAATTTCCTCCAGCGAAACGCCGTCACCTGTGCTAAACTGCGCGCGTTTGATGAACATGGACAACTCCGCCTCTCTTATCCCGGAAAACATTCCGCCCCAGGAACACCTGGCCCGACTTCGCAACGCGCTGCTCGCCCTGCACAAGGCGCTCGTGGATTCGGAGCGGGTCAGCTACGAGAAAACCGTCGCCCCGATTCCGTCGCCAAACCACTTTCTGCAGCTGCTCACGCGGGATCCGTGGTTCGCCTGGCTGCAACCCTTTTCGCAATTGATCGTGGCCATGGATGAAACGCTGGAAGCGAAGGAACCGCCCACCCGCAAGACGGCGGCGGCGTTGATGCAACAAGCGGCGGGACTGCTCGTCGCGGCGGAGAACGGGAACGGCTTTGCCGGCCACTACGACGCCGCGCTCCAACGAGATCCGGACGTGGTGATGGCGCACGCCGCCGTGGCCCAAATCATCAATCCACGCCCCACGCCACCCGCCTCACCGACAACACCGCGGTGAAGCGGCGCCGGGCGGCGGACGAACGAAGCTACTTGGATTGCGCCGACAAACATGCGGCGCAGATCTCCCGCAGAATGCTGGTTTCAACGTGGTCCGCGAGGTAGGTCTCCAGGCCGACCCACCGGCCATCGACGCCGTGGGTCCGGTGACACCATGGGCAATACCGCAAGTGCCCGATGGGCGGCGCGTAAACCGGCAGTGGAGGCGAAGCGGCGGGCAGGCCCAGTTCCAGTTCCGGATGCGGGAGTGACTCCGGCGCCGGGATGTCTTCCGGCTGGGGCTCAAGCGCGTGACGCACTGCCGGCCCCAAATCGTGAATGTCGTGCTTGAAGACGTAGTCGGTTGCCCCGCGATCAAACATGTCCATCACCATTTGCTGGTCATTGGACCCGCTGACAAAGATGAACGGCAGTTCCGGCCGGGATGCCCGCACGATGGCCAGCGCCTTGAAGCCGTCGAACGAGGGCAGTCCGTGGTCAGACAGGATGACGTCGGGCTGTTGCGCCTCCAGGGCGTGACGCAATTCGGGCTCGGACTCGATGCGCGTCAGGCGAAACGCGAGCCGGGCGGACTTCAAGGTGCGCGCAATCAATTCAGCATCGATCTCGCTGTCCTCGATCAGCAGGATTTGTAACGAAGCACTCACAGGCTCGGTGCCTTGCTCCGAGCTAAGCCCCGTTGGCCGGAAAATTCAAGCAGGGGTTATTCACCGGCAGCGCACCAGGACGCGGAGCCGCATCGCCCGGTAACCGCCCGCGTTGCCCGCAAACGTCCAGTCGGAATTGTTCCGCGGCTGATTGCCGATGCCGACGTCGGCATGCGCGCCGTCACGCCAGTGGTTGATGGCGAACAACGTCTGCCGGGCCGCGTGATTGTGCACCTGCATGCAGCCGTAGCCGTCCGCGGGATCCGTCGGCTGGTCGCCGAAATCGAACACGTCGCCCGAGGCGTTCGGGACGTTGGCGCCGTTCTGCTGGGTGTAGTTGTTCGGCCAGAATTCGATGTTCCCGCCGGCCAGGTTCGTGCCGGTCTTGAGGCCGTTGACGTTGGCAAACACGTTGAGGTTTTTGACGGGCTGCTGGAAGTGGGCGCCGGAGCCGAACCCCGGCACGCCGAGCTTGCCCGGGTCGTCAGTGAACGCGTCCATCGAGACATACACATCCTGGGTGTTCCAATTCGCGTCCGTCAGTTCGACGAAATAGGCCACGCGGTCGAAGGGCTGATGGAGGTTCCGGTGATTGTCCACGTCATACCGGATGTTGGCGCCCAATTTCGTCAGATCGAGGTCATAAACGAGCTGGTAATCCCTGGCCTCCGGCACGTGCAGCCCCATCCAGTCGCGCTTGGGCATGTCGCCCGCGCGGAAGGCGCCCGCGGGCAGCCCTTCGGCGTTGATCAAGTTGGGTTCGGCCAGGCCGCTCCAGGCAAAGCGCAGGGCCACCGGATGTTTCACTTCCGGCG belongs to Verrucomicrobiia bacterium and includes:
- a CDS encoding RtcB family protein, with protein sequence MNTKDFLRLGVPLGEATRRATDFVSKFILDDGDKSRLDEEVAAIVANPGAFLDDALRKDFAKALLNAPPPPRAEPVKYHQWGTGLEHEAVIQMEKACLLPVSVAGALMPDAHVGYGLPIGGVLATENAVIPYAVGVDIACRMKMTVLDIPVRDLEQRQERLTRAIEAETRFGVGASFRERRRHEVLDADWSVSPITKLNKDKAWSQLGTSGSGNHFVEFGLFTAHGEIVSPTGQAGSTVPLPAGTYVALLSHSGSRGTGAAVCDYYSKLAFSQFPDLPSELKRLAWLSLDSQEGQEYWAAMELMGRYAAANHACIHRHIAEHLGAQVLLDLENHHNFAWRERHVIGGVEREVIVHRKGATPAGSGVLGIIPGSMAAPGFVVSGKGNPESLNSCSHGAGRAMSRKAANEKFNWKDVNRLLKQQGVTLISAGLDEVPMAYKNIRDVMAAQRDLVTVLGEFLPKLVKMAPAGERPED
- a CDS encoding glycoside hydrolase family 2 protein, which produces MSPSSVAQGDGGSGMSRRHFLALTTVAAGATTLAGCATFQRDPANALAAERFPLDGAWEVAPVDKDDWLPATVPGCVHTDLLAAGRIPDPFYRDNEASLQWIGQSDWRYRRTFQVPAGVRQRDRVLLRCEGLDTLATLKLNGHVLGSTDNMFRGWEFDVKLLLTDGANEIEITFASPYPVMARRNAERPLYEWIGSHEPKGRAWVRKEPCSFGWDWGAVLPSCGIWRPIEILGYDEGRLHSFLVLQDHSQPGRVGLEVAVEAELVRPVSASARVTVQHAGHLVAKATMPCPGGQGRVALEIKNPQLWWPAGMGRQPLYEVTVELLNPDGQVLGRMTKRLGLRRLELLPPEGALPLRFAVNGVPFFAKGANFIPTDVFATRVTPERLRRYVADAVAVNMNSLRFWGGGYYEEDALFDACDELGVCVWLDFKFACSAYPAFDDAFLANVRQEARDNLLRLRHHACIAVWCGNNEIGLMTKEKWSDQSMGQADYDKLFKELLGAEVKALAPQANYVSGSPDCGDVHFWKVWHGGEQFEIYRTLDGFMSEFGFQSFPHPRTIRAFTTEADRASVLSPVMKWHQRSNNDGNEKIVAMIPNYFKAPKDFESTVWLSQILQGYGIKMGAEHWRQSMPKSMGCVYWQYNDCWPVVSWSSVDYFGRWKALHFLARRFYAPLLVSGLEHPADASIEIFVTSDQLADTRGQLVWEVTNPQGTVLLRDALPLDIPARTSRRVQVLQLGREAQRHGPANLLTWLRLEVGGRVVSENLVLLVRPKEVALPDPRLSFTVQAAGAEHHVTLRSEHPALWAWLDVEDVDAAFSDNFLHVQPDRPVTVVVRPQHPLDRAGLVRALRIRSLFDLSA
- a CDS encoding response regulator; the encoded protein is MSASLQILLIEDSEIDAELIARTLKSARLAFRLTRIESEPELRHALEAQQPDVILSDHGLPSFDGFKALAIVRASRPELPFIFVSGSNDQQMVMDMFDRGATDYVFKHDIHDLGPAVRHALEPQPEDIPAPESLPHPELELGLPAASPPLPVYAPPIGHLRYCPWCHRTHGVDGRWVGLETYLADHVETSILREICAACLSAQSK